A genomic window from Arthrobacter globiformis includes:
- a CDS encoding Eco57I restriction-modification methylase domain-containing protein produces the protein MSVLSGVLRKLLERAVVDGRVVAEGGAAAALTRLGVGLRDAPGHLSLEERALRNGLRARARQLGDRLELSGDPGDVWVASPLLVGEVAYEQWHRFLFARFLEINALLRHPEYGVPVSLEDCQELAEGLGEPDGWSVAARFAAEILPGIFKPSDPAVKVGLAREDLLALERAVTGLPAEVFTAEDSLGWVYQFWQSKAKEAVNDSGRKIGGADLSPVTQLFTEDYMVRFLLENSLGAWWAGRHPESSLLSGFEFLRFAEDGTPAAGTFEGWPETVAEVTVMDPCCGSGHFLVGAFGMLWRMRAEEEGLSPAAAQDAVLAENLFGLELDPRCTQIAMFALALEAWKQGGFRKLPVPQVACSGIPAKAPLADWTKLAEGDYQLEAALTRLHTLFADADTLGSLIDPVRASEQAGLESVDWADIAPLLDRALTSEAASSGDPAAEVFGEAAAGIARAADYLSRKYTLIATNPPYLGRGKQAPLLNNFLGNSYPEGRADIAVAFLQRFRQLGQWSVAVTPQHWTYLGGYSRFRESLLKQRGIRHISTLGARAFEAIGGEIVTVLLAILSNDCSDTFTLADHSDQSGPSSKRSSLQVRPFSRVSVLDMAQNPDARILIPSGDSMPLLASRARSHQGLITGDNALHLRYHWEVSNRGWRPVIIPPSITSLFSGREMVLSWDDKLSAPVRGTFARLQGTSAWGRPGIAVARMGELRATLTRGEPVIDKAGAVTVEDLTNLAAVWCFTSSHEFRTEVQRVDAALAVASGSLVKVPFDVDYWRGVAEEEFPEGLPEPFSDDATQWLFKGVPAGARQPLQVAVARLLGFSWPDQEPDVVDPLVDGDGIVCLPAVSGEQPAAERVRSVLAASYGGQWSNARLDELLVEAGGKSGDLAGWLADVFFKDHCKVFSNRPFIWHVWDGRRDGFSALVNYHKLDRATLEKLTYRTLGWWIDRQKADAAAGAAGAEARLAAATTLQEKLKLILAGEPPYDIYVRWKAVAEQPIGWEPDLDDGVRLNIRPFVEAGVLRSRFTIHWKKDRGTNPDGTERHNDLHYTTVQKNDAQRTHNS, from the coding sequence ATGTCGGTGTTGTCGGGTGTTTTGCGGAAGTTGCTTGAGCGTGCGGTGGTTGATGGGCGTGTGGTGGCTGAGGGTGGTGCTGCTGCTGCGTTGACGCGTTTGGGTGTGGGGTTGCGTGATGCGCCGGGGCATTTGAGTTTGGAGGAGCGGGCGCTTCGGAATGGTTTGCGGGCGCGGGCTCGTCAGCTGGGGGATCGTTTGGAGCTTTCCGGTGATCCTGGGGATGTGTGGGTGGCGTCGCCGTTGCTGGTGGGTGAAGTTGCGTATGAGCAGTGGCATCGGTTCCTATTTGCGCGGTTCCTGGAGATTAACGCTTTGTTGCGGCACCCGGAGTACGGTGTTCCGGTTTCTTTGGAAGATTGCCAGGAGCTGGCCGAGGGGCTGGGTGAGCCTGATGGTTGGTCGGTGGCGGCGCGTTTCGCGGCGGAGATTCTGCCGGGGATTTTCAAGCCGTCCGATCCTGCGGTGAAGGTGGGGCTGGCGCGGGAGGATTTGCTGGCGTTGGAGCGGGCTGTGACGGGCCTGCCGGCGGAGGTGTTTACGGCGGAGGATTCGCTGGGGTGGGTGTACCAGTTCTGGCAGTCCAAGGCCAAGGAAGCGGTGAACGACTCGGGCCGCAAGATCGGCGGTGCGGATCTGTCGCCGGTGACGCAGCTGTTCACCGAGGATTACATGGTGCGGTTCCTGTTAGAGAACTCGCTGGGTGCGTGGTGGGCGGGCCGGCATCCGGAGTCGTCTCTTCTGTCTGGGTTTGAGTTCCTGAGGTTCGCGGAGGACGGCACTCCCGCGGCGGGGACGTTTGAGGGCTGGCCGGAGACGGTTGCGGAGGTGACCGTGATGGATCCGTGCTGCGGGTCCGGGCATTTTTTGGTCGGGGCGTTCGGGATGTTGTGGCGGATGCGGGCGGAGGAAGAGGGTCTGTCTCCGGCGGCGGCGCAGGATGCGGTGCTGGCTGAGAATCTGTTTGGTCTGGAGCTGGATCCGCGCTGTACGCAGATTGCGATGTTTGCGTTGGCGCTGGAGGCATGGAAGCAGGGCGGTTTCCGGAAGCTTCCGGTGCCGCAGGTGGCGTGTTCTGGGATCCCGGCAAAGGCGCCGCTGGCGGACTGGACGAAGCTCGCCGAGGGCGATTACCAGCTCGAGGCTGCCCTGACCCGGCTGCACACGTTGTTCGCGGACGCGGACACCCTGGGTTCACTGATTGATCCGGTGCGGGCTTCGGAGCAGGCCGGGCTGGAATCCGTGGACTGGGCAGACATCGCGCCGCTGCTGGACCGGGCACTGACCTCGGAGGCTGCTTCCAGCGGCGACCCTGCGGCTGAGGTGTTCGGTGAGGCCGCCGCCGGGATCGCCCGCGCCGCAGACTACCTCTCCCGCAAATACACCCTCATCGCCACCAACCCGCCCTACCTCGGACGAGGAAAACAAGCGCCGCTCCTCAATAATTTCTTGGGGAACAGCTATCCGGAGGGCCGCGCTGACATAGCGGTGGCCTTTCTCCAGCGGTTTCGACAGCTAGGACAATGGAGCGTCGCCGTGACGCCGCAACATTGGACCTATCTGGGAGGGTATTCACGGTTTCGTGAATCTCTATTGAAACAACGGGGAATTCGTCATATATCGACGCTTGGTGCTAGAGCATTTGAGGCAATTGGGGGCGAAATAGTCACTGTTCTCTTAGCAATATTGTCCAACGACTGCTCCGATACTTTTACACTGGCTGATCACTCTGATCAGAGCGGACCTAGCTCCAAACGGTCTAGCTTGCAGGTTCGTCCATTTTCCCGAGTGAGTGTGCTCGACATGGCACAAAATCCGGATGCCAGGATCTTGATTCCCAGCGGAGATAGTATGCCGCTTCTTGCTTCCCGGGCTAGGAGCCATCAGGGCCTCATTACGGGCGATAACGCTTTGCACCTCCGATACCACTGGGAAGTAAGCAATCGTGGATGGCGTCCAGTAATTATTCCGCCAAGCATTACCAGCCTTTTCTCTGGACGGGAAATGGTTCTGTCATGGGATGACAAGCTGTCGGCGCCGGTGCGGGGGACGTTCGCGCGCCTCCAAGGAACGTCTGCGTGGGGACGGCCGGGGATTGCCGTCGCGCGGATGGGTGAGTTGAGGGCGACTCTGACCCGCGGTGAGCCTGTCATCGACAAAGCCGGTGCGGTGACGGTGGAGGACTTAACGAACCTAGCTGCGGTGTGGTGTTTTACTTCCAGTCATGAGTTCCGCACTGAAGTTCAACGTGTAGATGCGGCTCTTGCTGTCGCAAGCGGGAGCTTGGTTAAGGTGCCGTTTGATGTGGATTATTGGCGGGGTGTGGCGGAGGAGGAGTTTCCGGAGGGTTTGCCGGAGCCGTTTTCGGATGATGCGACGCAGTGGTTGTTCAAGGGGGTTCCTGCCGGTGCCCGGCAGCCGTTGCAGGTTGCGGTGGCGAGGCTGCTGGGGTTTTCGTGGCCTGATCAGGAACCGGACGTCGTCGATCCGCTGGTGGATGGGGACGGCATTGTGTGTCTGCCGGCCGTGTCAGGTGAACAGCCGGCGGCGGAGCGGGTACGTTCCGTGCTGGCGGCCTCGTACGGGGGTCAGTGGTCCAACGCGCGTCTGGATGAGCTGTTGGTTGAGGCAGGCGGGAAGTCTGGGGATCTGGCCGGTTGGCTGGCCGATGTGTTCTTCAAGGATCACTGCAAGGTCTTTTCGAACCGCCCGTTTATCTGGCATGTCTGGGATGGGCGCCGGGACGGGTTCTCCGCACTGGTGAATTACCACAAGCTGGACCGGGCGACGCTGGAGAAGCTGACGTACCGGACCCTTGGTTGGTGGATTGACAGGCAGAAGGCCGACGCTGCAGCCGGCGCGGCGGGGGCCGAAGCCCGGTTGGCTGCGGCGACCACTCTGCAGGAGAAGTTGAAGCTGATCCTTGCGGGTGAGCCCCCATATGACATCTATGTGCGGTGGAAGGCAGTGGCGGAGCAGCCGATCGGCTGGGAACCGGATCTGGATGACGGGGTGCGGTTGAACATCCGCCCGTTCGTTGAGGCCGGTGTGCTGCGTTCGAGGTTCACGATTCACTGGAAAAAGGACCGTGGCACGAATCCCGACGGTACCGAACGCCACAACGACCTCCACTACACAACGGTCCAGAAGAACGATGCACAAAGGACCCACAACTCATGA